From Pseudomonas poae, the proteins below share one genomic window:
- the trmA gene encoding tRNA (uridine(54)-C5)-methyltransferase TrmA produces the protein MTFDAAHYTAQLQDKVTRLRDLLAPFDAPEPQVFDSPLQHFRLRAEFRLWREGGERHYAMFSQDDKRTPILIEEFPIASQRINQLMPQLKAAWQASAALSHKLFQVEFLTTLAGDAMITLCYHRPLDEHWHTAANQLAADLNVSIIGRSKGKRDVIGHDYVVEKLEVGGRTFSYRQPEGAFTQPNGTVNQKMLNWAYEALGDRPDDLLELYCGNGNFTLPLATRVRKVLATEISKTSVNAALSNLDENAVDNVTLVRLSAEELTEALNEVRPFRRLHGIDLKSYEFGSVFVDPPRAGMDPDTCELTRRFDNILYISCNPETLAANIAQLHDTHRITRCAMFDQFPWTHHMESGVLLTRR, from the coding sequence ATGACTTTTGACGCCGCACACTACACCGCTCAACTGCAAGACAAGGTCACGCGCTTGCGTGACCTGCTGGCACCGTTCGATGCGCCCGAGCCGCAGGTCTTCGATTCGCCGCTGCAGCACTTCCGCCTGCGGGCGGAGTTCCGCCTGTGGCGCGAAGGCGGCGAGCGCCACTACGCAATGTTCTCCCAGGACGACAAGCGCACGCCGATCCTGATCGAAGAATTCCCGATTGCCAGCCAGCGCATCAACCAGTTGATGCCGCAACTCAAGGCCGCCTGGCAAGCGAGCGCCGCCCTGAGCCACAAGCTGTTCCAGGTGGAGTTCCTCACCACCCTGGCCGGCGACGCGATGATCACCCTGTGCTATCACCGCCCGCTGGATGAGCACTGGCACACCGCGGCGAACCAACTGGCGGCCGACCTGAATGTGAGCATCATCGGCCGCTCCAAGGGCAAGCGCGATGTGATCGGCCATGACTACGTGGTGGAAAAACTCGAGGTGGGCGGGCGTACGTTCAGCTACCGCCAACCCGAAGGCGCATTCACCCAGCCCAACGGCACGGTGAACCAGAAGATGTTGAACTGGGCGTACGAAGCCCTGGGCGATCGCCCGGATGATCTGCTGGAGCTGTACTGCGGCAACGGCAACTTCACCCTGCCCCTGGCGACGCGTGTGCGCAAAGTGCTGGCCACCGAGATCAGCAAAACCTCGGTGAACGCGGCCTTGAGCAACCTCGATGAAAACGCGGTGGATAACGTCACGCTGGTGCGCTTGTCTGCCGAAGAACTCACCGAAGCGCTCAACGAAGTGCGCCCGTTCCGTCGTTTGCACGGCATTGACCTGAAAAGCTACGAATTCGGCAGTGTGTTCGTCGACCCGCCCCGCGCCGGCATGGACCCGGACACCTGCGAACTGACCCGGCGCTTCGACAACATCCTGTACATCTCCTGCAATCCGGAAACGTTGGCGGCGAACATTGCGCAACTGCATGACACGCACCGCATCACCCGATGTGCGATGTTTGACCAGTTCCCGTGGACGCACCATATGGAGTCCGGGGTGTTATTGACCCGGCGGTAA
- a CDS encoding (2Fe-2S)-binding protein, translating to MSATPNGAAAQPFVSHPIRLRLNGQDRQLDVLPWTTLLDLLREQLDLVGSKKGCDHGQCGACTVLRDGKRVNACLTLAVMCDGAELTTIEGLADGDQLHPMQQAFIKHDAFQCGYCTPGQICSAVGLANEGRAHDTAQIQELMSGNLCRCGAYSNIRDAIEDALPSCRAEGGQS from the coding sequence ATGAGCGCGACCCCCAATGGCGCGGCGGCCCAACCGTTCGTCAGCCACCCGATACGCCTGCGCCTCAATGGCCAGGATCGCCAGCTGGACGTATTGCCCTGGACCACCTTGCTGGACCTTTTGCGCGAGCAGCTTGATCTGGTCGGCAGCAAAAAAGGCTGTGACCACGGCCAGTGCGGCGCCTGCACCGTGCTGCGCGACGGCAAACGCGTGAACGCCTGCCTGACCCTCGCCGTGATGTGCGACGGCGCCGAGTTGACCACCATTGAAGGCTTGGCCGATGGCGACCAGTTGCACCCCATGCAGCAAGCCTTTATCAAGCACGACGCCTTCCAGTGCGGCTACTGCACGCCGGGCCAGATCTGCTCCGCCGTCGGCCTGGCCAATGAAGGCCGCGCCCACGACACTGCGCAGATCCAGGAATTGATGAGCGGCAACCTCTGCCGTTGCGGTGCCTACAGCAATATTCGCGACGCGATTGAAGACGCCTTGCCGAGCTGCCGCGCCGAAGGAGGTCAGTCATGA
- a CDS encoding DUF4879 domain-containing protein encodes MKKATAWSLALIPCISLWLAAAPTWGATAPALSEVRVFKVESARCTETIPERTQSTQMCTHRGPTKVSVMEVGLGNNPMGRFDGAQLNGTRTPVCQVGNISEACNGAGTLMGYIYVFEVNVEASGWFEYSNSSINPPRNTLKTLFNIR; translated from the coding sequence ATGAAAAAAGCCACCGCGTGGAGTCTAGCTCTGATCCCTTGTATCAGCCTGTGGCTCGCTGCAGCACCGACGTGGGGCGCGACTGCACCGGCCTTGAGCGAGGTGCGCGTGTTCAAGGTCGAGTCGGCCCGCTGCACCGAAACCATCCCGGAGCGCACGCAAAGCACTCAGATGTGCACCCATCGGGGGCCCACCAAGGTCTCGGTGATGGAAGTCGGCCTGGGCAACAACCCCATGGGCCGCTTCGATGGCGCGCAGCTGAACGGCACACGCACGCCCGTGTGCCAGGTCGGTAACATCAGCGAGGCCTGCAATGGCGCCGGCACCCTTATGGGCTACATCTATGTATTCGAGGTGAATGTCGAAGCTTCCGGCTGGTTCGAATACAGCAACTCCTCGATCAACCCGCCGCGAAACACCCTGAAAACTCTGTTCAATATCCGCTGA
- a CDS encoding NCS2 family permease has protein sequence MLEKLFQLKAHNTNVRTEILAGITTFLAMAYILFVNPSILGETGMDKGAVFVATCLAAAIGSTVMGLIANYPIALAPGMGLNAFFTYTVVLHMGHTWQVALGAVFISAVLFFLLSIFRIREWIINSIPLPLRSAIAAGIGLFLALIALHNAGIVVGNPNTLVGLGDLKKPEPILATFGFILIVALEALAVRGAVLIGILAVTIVSILLNVTQFGGVISMPPSLAPTFLQLDIKGALDIGLVSVIFAFLFVDLFDNSGTLIGVAKRAGLMGKDGHMPKMGRALIADSTAAMAGSLLGTSTTTSYIESAAGVSAGGRTGLTAIVVAILFLLALFFSPLAASVPAFATAPALLFVAVLMTSGLAEIDWDDITVAAPVVITALAMPFTYSIANGIAFGFIAWTAIKLLSGRYRELNPALVILSILFVIKLGWFNA, from the coding sequence ATGCTGGAAAAGCTGTTTCAACTCAAGGCACACAACACCAACGTGCGCACCGAGATCCTCGCGGGTATCACGACCTTTCTGGCCATGGCCTACATTCTGTTCGTGAACCCGAGCATCCTCGGCGAGACCGGCATGGACAAGGGCGCGGTGTTCGTCGCGACCTGCCTGGCCGCCGCCATCGGTTCGACCGTGATGGGCCTGATCGCCAACTACCCGATCGCCCTGGCGCCGGGCATGGGCCTCAATGCCTTCTTTACCTACACCGTAGTGCTGCACATGGGCCACACCTGGCAGGTTGCGCTGGGTGCGGTATTCATTTCGGCGGTGTTGTTTTTCCTGCTGTCGATCTTCCGTATCCGTGAGTGGATCATCAACAGCATCCCGCTGCCCCTGCGCTCGGCGATTGCCGCCGGTATCGGCCTGTTCCTGGCGCTGATCGCGCTGCACAACGCCGGCATCGTGGTCGGTAACCCCAACACCCTGGTGGGCTTGGGCGACCTGAAAAAACCCGAGCCGATCCTCGCCACCTTTGGTTTTATCCTCATCGTTGCGCTTGAAGCCCTGGCCGTACGCGGTGCGGTGCTGATCGGCATTCTGGCGGTGACCATTGTCTCGATCCTGTTGAATGTCACCCAGTTCGGCGGCGTCATTTCGATGCCACCGTCCCTGGCCCCGACCTTCCTGCAGCTGGATATCAAAGGCGCGCTGGACATCGGCTTGGTCAGCGTCATTTTCGCGTTCCTGTTCGTGGACCTGTTCGACAACTCCGGCACCCTGATCGGCGTCGCCAAGCGTGCCGGCCTGATGGGCAAAGACGGCCATATGCCGAAAATGGGCCGTGCGCTGATCGCCGACAGCACCGCCGCCATGGCCGGTTCGCTGCTGGGAACGTCGACCACCACCAGCTACATCGAATCCGCGGCGGGCGTGAGCGCCGGCGGCCGTACCGGTTTGACCGCCATCGTGGTGGCGATCCTGTTCCTGCTGGCGCTGTTCTTCTCGCCATTGGCCGCCAGCGTTCCGGCCTTCGCCACCGCGCCGGCGCTGCTGTTCGTGGCGGTGCTGATGACCTCGGGCCTGGCGGAAATCGACTGGGACGACATTACCGTTGCAGCGCCGGTGGTGATCACCGCCCTGGCGATGCCTTTCACTTACTCCATCGCCAACGGCATCGCCTTCGGTTTCATCGCCTGGACCGCCATCAAGCTGCTTTCGGGCCGCTACCGTGAGCTGAACCCGGCCCTGGTGATTCTGTCGATTCTGTTTGTGATCAAGCTGGGCTGGTTCAACGCATGA